One Coffea arabica cultivar ET-39 chromosome 5c, Coffea Arabica ET-39 HiFi, whole genome shotgun sequence DNA window includes the following coding sequences:
- the LOC113688468 gene encoding L-ascorbate oxidase homolog, with amino-acid sequence MKTGRWFAVALVMLLVLLLGGCIIAEDPYRFFTWNVTYGDIYPLGVKQQGILINGQFPGPAIESVTNDNLIINVFNNLDEPFLISWNGLEQRRNSWQDGVWGTNCPIPPGKNYTYALQVKDQIGSYFYFPSLAFHKAAGGYGGIKIASRSVIPVPFAPPAGDYTILAGDWFNQSHNDLKAILDSGHNLPFPNGLLINGRGTNGYVFTVEHGKTYRFRISNVGLATSINFRIQGHKMVLVEVEGTHTLQNTYDSLDIHLGQSYSVLVTADQPIQDYYLVASMRFTPQVLTATSVLRYSNSQKSVSGPPPGGPTIEVDWSLNQARSLRRNLTASGPRPNPQGSYHYGLINTTHTIRLANSAPIINGKQRYAVNSVSFIPADTPVKLADYFNIPGVFSLSSIPQNPTGGGGYLQTSVMASEYRGYAEIVFENSEDTLQSWHIDGHHFFVVGMDGGEWTPASRFVYNLRDTISRSTVQVYPKSWTAVYMPLDNAGMWNVRSQDWARQHLGQQFYLRIFSPANSWRDENPIPSNTLLCGRAVGHKA; translated from the exons ATGAAGACCGGGAGGTGGTTCGCGGTGGCTTTGGTGATGCTGCTAGTTTTGTTACTAGGGGGCTGCATTATTGCAGAAGATCCATACAGATTCTTTACATGGAATGTAACATATGGTGATATTTATCCTCTAGGTGTCAAGCAACAG GGTATACTGATAAATGGGCAGTTTCCAGGGCCAGCAATTGAGTCAGTGACCAATGACAACTTGATAATCAATGTCTTCAACAATCTGGATGAACCCTTTCTCATTTCTTG GAATGGTTTAGAGCAGAGGAGGAATTCATGGCAAGATGGAGTCTGGGGCACAAATTGTCCCATTCCGCCAGGCAAGAATTACACTTATGCTCTGCAAGTCAAGGATCAGATTGGTAGCTACTTCTACTTTCCCTCCCTTGCTTTCCACAAGGCTGCAGGAGGATATGGTGGCATCAAAATCGCCAGCCGTTCTGTAATCCCTGTTCCTTTTGCTCCTCCTGCTGGAGACTACACTATACTTGCAGGAGATTGGTTCAACCAAAGCCACAAT GATTTGAAAGCCATTCTGGATAGTGGCCATAATCTTCCCTTTCCTAATGGGCTTCTCATCAATGGACGTGGTACTAATGGCTATGTGTTCACAGTGGAACATG GGAAGACCTACAGGTTCAGGATATCAAATGTTGGACTTGCTACTTCCATCAACTTCAGAATCCAGGGGCACAAAATGGTGCTAGTTGAGGTAGAAGGCACTCATACATTGCAAAACACTTATGATTCCCTTGATATTCATCTTGGCCAGTCTTACTCTGTGCTGGTCACAGCTGATCAGCCTATACAAGATTACTACCTTGTTGCCTCAATGCGTTTCACACCCCAAGTGCTCACAGCTACATCTGTCCTTCGGTACAGCAACTCGCAGAAAAGTGTTTCTGGTCCTCCTCCTGGTGGACCAACAATTGAGGTGGACTGGTCTTTAAATCAGGCCAGATCACTGAG GCGGAACTTAACAGCTAGTGGACCAAGACCAAATCCCCAGGGCTCTTACCACTATGGATTGATCAACACAACGCATACAATCAGACTTGCAAACTCTGCTCCAATCATCAATGGGAAACAGAGATATGCCGTTAATAGTGTCTCCTTCATTCCAGCAGACACACCGGTTAAACTAGCTGACTATTTCAACATTCCAGGGGTCTTCAGCCTGAGCAGTATCCCTCAGAACCCCACTGGAGGTGGTGGTTATCTCCAGACATCCGTGATGGCTTCTGAATACCGCGGTTATGCTGAGATTGTATTTGAGAATTCTGAAGACACTCTGCAGTCTTGGCATATTGATGGCCATCATTTCTTTGTTGTGGG GATGGACGGAGGGGAGTGGACGCCTGCAAGCAGATTTGTATACAACCTTCGAGACACGATATCTCGGTCCACTGTTCAG GTATATCCCAAATCTTGGACTGCAGTTTACATGCCTCTGGACAATGCAGGAATGTGGAATGTAAGATCTCAAGACTGGGCTCGTCAGCACTTGGGACAGCAATTCTACCTTCGAATATTTTCTCCGGCAAATTCTTGGAGAGACGAAAACCCAATCCCAAGTAATACTCTCCTTTGTGGTCGGGCAGTAGGCCATAAAGCTTAG
- the LOC140007728 gene encoding norfluorocurarine synthase 1-like isoform X1, translating to MDVAINVKQQKHFVLVHGAGHGAWCWYKLKPLLESAGQRVTAIDLSAAGINPKRLDELYTLEDYSLPLLELMASIPPTEKVVLVGHSYGGFNLALAMEKYPEKISIAIFVTASMPDAIHPPSYPAEQLSAQYPEYLLLDTEISSYGTPEKPRKSMHFGPIFLSTKLYQLCSAEDLELAKMLARPASNFLEDLAKAKPFSPERYGSVKRAYIVCKEDKIRPLDFQRWLIQNIGVTEVKEIKDADHMVMLSKPQELCQNLLEIASNYI from the exons ATGGATGTTGCCATTAATGTTAAGCAACAGAAgcattttgtacttgtacatGGTGCCGGCCATGGAGCTTGGTGCTGGTACAAGCTGAAGCCGCTGCTGGAGTCTGCCGGACAAAGGGTCACAGCCATAGATCTATCAGCGGCCGGGATCAATCCAAAAAGGTTAGACGAGCTTTACACACTTGAGGACTACAGCTTGCCATTGCTGGAGCTCATGGCTTCAATTCCTCCTACTGAGAAGGTTGTTCTAGTTGGGCATAGTTATGGTGGCTTTAACTTGGCTCTTGCCATGGAAAAGTACCCTGAAAAGatctcaattgctatttttgTCACAGCCTCCATGCCTGATGCTATTCATCCACCATCTTATCCTGCAGAACAG ctttCTGCTCAATACCCAGAATATTTGTTGCTGGACACGGAGATTTCATCCTATGGTACCCCAGAAAAACCACGGAAATCCATGCATTTTGGCCCCAtatttttgtccaccaaactTTACCAGCTTTGCTCCGCTGAG GATCTTGAATTGGCAAAAATGTTGGCTAGGCCAGCCTCGAATTTCCTAGAAGATTTGGCGAAGGCCAAACCGTTTTCACCCGAAAGATATGGTTCGGTTAAGCGAGCTTATATTGTATGCAAGGAAGATAAAATACGTCCATTAGACTTTCAACGTTGGTTAATTCAAAATATTGGGGTGACAGAAGTGAAAGAGATCAAAGATGCAGACCACATGGTAATGTTGTCAAAGCCCCAAGAACTTTGTCAAAATCTCTTAGAGATAGCTAGTAACTACATTTAG
- the LOC140007527 gene encoding norfluorocurarine synthase 1-like gives MDVAINVKQRKHFVLVHGACHGAWCWYKLKPLLESAGQRVTAIDLSAAGINPKRLDEVYTLEDYSSPLLELMASIPPAEKVVLVGHSYGGFNLALAMENYPEKISTAIFVTAFMPDILHPRSYPLEQCLAGQSPEMDSLDREVSTYGTQEKARKSLLFGPLYLSARLYQLCSVEDLELAKLLVRPTLHLLEDLAKEKPFSAEKYGSVKRAYIVCKEDKVLTSDFQRSLIENIEVTEVKEIKDADHMVMLSKPQELCQNLLDIAEKCT, from the exons ATGGATGTTGCCATTAATGTTAAGCAACGAAAgcattttgtacttgtacatGGTGCATGCCATGGGGCTTGGTGCTGGTACAAGCTCAAGCCTCTGCTGGAGTCTGCTGGACAAAGGGTCACAGCCATAGATCTGTCCGCTGCAGGGATCAATCCAAAAAGGTTAGATGAGGTTTACACACTTGAGGATTACAGCTCGCCACTGTTGGAGCTCATGGCTTCAATTCCTCCTGCTGAGAAGGTTGTTCTAGTTGGCCATAGTTATGGTGGCTTTAACTTGGCCCTTGCCATGGAAAATTACCCTGAAAAGATCTCAACTGCTATTTTTGTCACAGCCTTTATGCCTGATATTCTTCATCCACGATCCTATCCTCTGGAACAG TGTTTGGCTGGTCAATCCCCAGAAATGGATTCGCTGGACAGGGAGGTTTCCACCTATGGTACCCAAGAAAAAGCGAGAAAATCGTTGTTATTTGGCCCCCTATATTTGTCAGCCAGACTTTACCAGCTTTGCTCCGTTGAG GATCTTGAACTGGCAAAATTGTTGGTTAGGCCAACCTTGCATTTATTAGAAGATTTGGCAAAGGAAAAACCATTTTCAGCTGAGAAATATGGTTCAGTCAAACGAGCTTATATTGTATGCAAGGAAGATAAAGTACTTACATCGGACTTTCAGCGTTCGCTGATTGAAAATATTGAGGTGACAGAAGTGAAAGAGATCAAAGATGCAGACCACATGGTAATGTTGTCGAAGCCCCAAGAACTCTGTCAAAATCTCTTAGACATAGCTGAGAAGTGCACTTAA
- the LOC140007323 gene encoding uncharacterized protein, whose amino-acid sequence MRSRESNSWDNARSVKERLDRALGSVAWVTTFLSAKVMHLENQASDHSMVLLDLNPEPKKARRRFHFDARWLQYFEVEGIVRNAWNKQIEGSRGFKVAKKVKECRTALTRWNRGINSNSKKEIKKLKEKLEELEKPHLANGGNKSTMANELKKLLIDAYKKEEQFWHQKSRIKWLKEGDQNSAYFHACVATRRKKNRISKIQKAQGGWCENDAEIGEEVAAYYRKLFTCS is encoded by the exons ATGAGAAGTAGGGAG AGTAATTCATGGGACAATGCAAGATCAGTCAAGGAAAGACTGGATAGAGCGTTGGGAAGTGTTGCATGGGTCACTACATTTCTGTCAGCCAAGGTAATGCATTTAGAGAACCAAGCTTCTGATCATAGTATGGTGCTCTTAGACTTAAATCCTGAACCCAAAAAGGCAAGAAGGAGGTTTCATTTTGATGCTAGATGGCTCCAGTATTTTGAGGTGGAAGGAATAGTGAGAAATGCTTGGAATAAGCAGATAGAGGGTTCCAGAGGCTTTAAGGTAGCTAAGAAGGTGAAAGAATGTAGAACTGCTCTCACCCGATGGAACAGAGGGATTAATAGCAATAGTAAAAAAgagatcaagaaattgaaggaAAAGTTGGAAGAGTTAGAGAAACCCCATTTAGCCAATGGAGGCAATAAGTCAACTATGGCTAATGAACTAAAGAAGCTGCTTATTGATGCCTATAAAAAAGAGGAACAATTCTGGCaccaaaaatcaagaatcaAGTGGCTGAAGGAAGGGGATCAGAATTCAGCTTATTTTCATGCTTGTGTGGCCACCAGGAGAAAAAAGAATAGAATATCTAAAATTCAAAAAGCTCAAGGTGGATGGTGTGAAAATGATGCAGAAATTGGGGAGGAAGTGGCTGCGTACTACCGCAAGCTGTTCACATGCTCATAG
- the LOC113687411 gene encoding uncharacterized protein, whose amino-acid sequence MGSSQKRFCVFLLLFSVVFDLNITALGDGKLEKERWGDDDCGFGRRGCFGRRDRWGRRWGGGGFGGGAGAGGGIGGGPGGGVGGGGGFGGGGGGGLGGGAGQGGGLGAGGGVGGGAGGGVGGGGGFGGGGGAGGGAGGGLGGGGGGGGGEGGGGGIGGGLGGGSGHGGGFGAGGGIGGGAGGIGAGGGGGGGGGGGIGGGSGHGGGFGAGGGVGGGLGGVGGGGGGGAGGGGGGGIGGGSGQGGGFGAGGGIGGGLGGGAGGGGGGGGGGGGGIGGGSGQGGGFGAGGGIGGGAGGGVGGGGGFGGGGGGGVGGGSGHGGGFGAGGGIGGGAGGGLGGGAGGGLGGGHGGGFGIGVGVGVGIGIGTGSGSAVGVGTGSGTGGGGGR is encoded by the exons ATGGGTTCTTCTCAAAAACGATTTTGtgtatttcttcttctcttcagCGTTGTTTTTGACTTAAATATAACTGCTCTAGGGGATGGCAAGCTTGAGAAAGAGAGGTGGGGTGATGATGATTGTGGATTTGGCAGGAGGGGCTGCTTTGGTAGGCGTGATAGATGGGGAAGAAGATGGGGTGGTGGAGGGTTTGGTGGAGGTGCAGGTGCTGGAGGAGGTATTGGAGGAGGACCTGGAGGTGGAGTAGGTGGAGGAGGAGGTTTTGGAGGGGGTGGAGGTGGAGGTCTAGGTGGTGGTGCTGGGCAAGGCGGAGGGCTTGGAGCAGGGGGTGGCGTTGGTGGGGGTGCTGGTGGCGGTGTTGGTGGAGGCGGAGGATTTGGTGGTGGCGGAG GTGCAGGTGGAGGTGCAGGAGGAGGacttggtggtggtggtggtggaggaggaggagaaggtgGAGGTGGTGGCATTGGAGGTGGCCTTGGTGGCGGATCAGGTCATGGAGGCGGTTTTGGAGCTGGTGGAGGAATAGGCGGGGGTGCAGGGGGTATTGGAgcaggaggtggtggtggtggtggaggcggAGGAGGCATTGGCGGCGGTTCAGGTCATGGTGGAGGATTTGGAGCTGGAGGTGGTGTAGGTGGCGGACTTGGCGGAGtaggtggaggtggaggtggaggtgctggtggtggaggaggagggGGTATTGGGGGTGGTTCCGGACAGGGAGGAGGATTTGGCGCAGGTGGTGGAATAGGTGGTGGCCTTGGAGGAGGAGCAGGTGGAGGtggcggaggaggaggaggaggtggtggaggcATTGGAGGAGGATCTGGCCAAGGTGGTGGATTTGGTGCAGGAGGTGGCATAGGAGGTGGGGCCGGTGGAGGTGTTGGAGGTGGTGGAGGATTCGGAGGAGGCGGTGGTGGAGGAGTAGGAGGTGGATCCGGGCACGGTGGTGGTTTTGGTGCCGGGGGTGGCATAGGAGGTGGAGCTGGAGGAGGTTTAGGTGGTGGCGCAGGCGGAGGTTTAGGAGGTGGCCATGGTGGAGGATTTGGTATTGGCGTAGGGGTTGGGGTTGGCATTGGCATTGGTACTGGGAGTGGCAGTGCTGTTGGAGTGGGCACTGGTTCTGGTACCGGAGGCGGCGGTGGCCGATAA
- the LOC140007526 gene encoding polyneuridine-aldehyde esterase-like isoform X1 translates to MDVAINVKQQKHFVLVHGACHGAWCWYKLKPLLESAGQRVTAIDLSAAGINPKRLEEVYTLEDYSLPLLELMASIPPTEKVVLVGHSYGGMNLALAMENYPEKISVAMFVTALVPDIVRPLSYPLEQFFAGETPEMELDREVSSYGAPEKGGKSLHFGPIYLSTRLYELCSVEDLELAKSLARPTLLLVDDLGKEKPFSAEKYGSVKRAYILCKEDKTIALDIQRSQIENIGMTEVKEIEDAGHMVMLSKPQELCQNLLEIAQKYT, encoded by the exons ATGGATGTTGCCATTAATGTTAAGCAACAGAAGCATTTTGTTCTTGTACATGGTGCATGCCATGGAGCTTGGTGCTGGTACAAGCTCAAGCCACTGCTGGAGTCTGCTGGACAAAGGGTCACAGCCATAGATCTGTCAGCGGCCGGGATCAATCCAAAAAGGTTAGAAGAGGTTTACACACTTGAGGATTACAGCTTGCCACTGTTGGAGCTCATGGCTTCAATTCCTCCTACTGAGAAGGTTGTTCTAGTTGGCCATAGTTATGGTGGTATGAACTTGGCTCTTGCCATGGAAAATTACCCTGAAAAGATCTCAGTTGCTATGTTTGTCACGGCCCTTGTGCCTGATATTGTTCGGCCACTATCCTATCCTCTGGAACAG TTTTTTGCTGGTGAAACTCCAGAAATGGAACTGGACAGGGAGGTTTCCTCCTACGGTGCCCCAGAAAAGGGGGGAAAATCTTTGCATTTTGGCCCCATATATTTGTCAACCAGACTTTACGAGCTTTGTTCCGTCGAG GATCTTGAATTGGCAAAGTCGTTGGCTAGGCCAACCTTGCTTTTGGTGGACGATTTGGGAAAGGAAAAACCATTTTCAGCTGAGAAATATGGTTCAGTCAAACGAGCTTATATCTTATGCAAGGAAGATAAAACAATTGCTTTAGACATTCAGCGTTCGCAAATTGAAAATATTGGGATGACAGAAGTGAAAGAGATCGAAGATGCTGGCCACATGGTAATGTTGTCGAAGCCCCAAGAACTTTGTCAAAATCTCCTTGAGATAGCTCAGAAGTACACTTAA
- the LOC140007728 gene encoding norfluorocurarine synthase 1-like isoform X2 has translation MDVAINVKQQKHFVLVHGAGHGAWCWYKLKPLLESAGQRVTAIDLSAAGINPKRLDELYTLEDYSLPLLELMASIPPTEKVVLVGHSYGGFNLALAMEKYPEKISIAIFVTASMPDAIHPPSYPAEQDLELAKMLARPASNFLEDLAKAKPFSPERYGSVKRAYIVCKEDKIRPLDFQRWLIQNIGVTEVKEIKDADHMVMLSKPQELCQNLLEIASNYI, from the exons ATGGATGTTGCCATTAATGTTAAGCAACAGAAgcattttgtacttgtacatGGTGCCGGCCATGGAGCTTGGTGCTGGTACAAGCTGAAGCCGCTGCTGGAGTCTGCCGGACAAAGGGTCACAGCCATAGATCTATCAGCGGCCGGGATCAATCCAAAAAGGTTAGACGAGCTTTACACACTTGAGGACTACAGCTTGCCATTGCTGGAGCTCATGGCTTCAATTCCTCCTACTGAGAAGGTTGTTCTAGTTGGGCATAGTTATGGTGGCTTTAACTTGGCTCTTGCCATGGAAAAGTACCCTGAAAAGatctcaattgctatttttgTCACAGCCTCCATGCCTGATGCTATTCATCCACCATCTTATCCTGCAGAACAG GATCTTGAATTGGCAAAAATGTTGGCTAGGCCAGCCTCGAATTTCCTAGAAGATTTGGCGAAGGCCAAACCGTTTTCACCCGAAAGATATGGTTCGGTTAAGCGAGCTTATATTGTATGCAAGGAAGATAAAATACGTCCATTAGACTTTCAACGTTGGTTAATTCAAAATATTGGGGTGACAGAAGTGAAAGAGATCAAAGATGCAGACCACATGGTAATGTTGTCAAAGCCCCAAGAACTTTGTCAAAATCTCTTAGAGATAGCTAGTAACTACATTTAG
- the LOC140007526 gene encoding polyneuridine-aldehyde esterase-like isoform X2 encodes MDVAINVKQQKHFVLVHGACHGAWCWYKLKPLLESAGQRVTAIDLSAAGINPKRLEEVYTLEDYSLPLLELMASIPPTEKVVLVGHSYGGMNLALAMENYPEKISVAMFVTALVPDIVRPLSYPLEQFFAGETPEMELDREVSSYGAPEKGGKSLHFGPIYLSTRLYELCSVEDLELAKSLARPTLLLVDDLGKEKPFSAEKYGSVKRAYILCKEDKTIALDIQRSQIENIGMTEVKEIEDAGHMGVERKYNNRC; translated from the exons ATGGATGTTGCCATTAATGTTAAGCAACAGAAGCATTTTGTTCTTGTACATGGTGCATGCCATGGAGCTTGGTGCTGGTACAAGCTCAAGCCACTGCTGGAGTCTGCTGGACAAAGGGTCACAGCCATAGATCTGTCAGCGGCCGGGATCAATCCAAAAAGGTTAGAAGAGGTTTACACACTTGAGGATTACAGCTTGCCACTGTTGGAGCTCATGGCTTCAATTCCTCCTACTGAGAAGGTTGTTCTAGTTGGCCATAGTTATGGTGGTATGAACTTGGCTCTTGCCATGGAAAATTACCCTGAAAAGATCTCAGTTGCTATGTTTGTCACGGCCCTTGTGCCTGATATTGTTCGGCCACTATCCTATCCTCTGGAACAG TTTTTTGCTGGTGAAACTCCAGAAATGGAACTGGACAGGGAGGTTTCCTCCTACGGTGCCCCAGAAAAGGGGGGAAAATCTTTGCATTTTGGCCCCATATATTTGTCAACCAGACTTTACGAGCTTTGTTCCGTCGAG GATCTTGAATTGGCAAAGTCGTTGGCTAGGCCAACCTTGCTTTTGGTGGACGATTTGGGAAAGGAAAAACCATTTTCAGCTGAGAAATATGGTTCAGTCAAACGAGCTTATATCTTATGCAAGGAAGATAAAACAATTGCTTTAGACATTCAGCGTTCGCAAATTGAAAATATTGGGATGACAGAAGTGAAAGAGATCGAAGATGCTGGCCACATG ggagtagaacgaaaatataatAACAGGTGCTAA